In Dolichospermum flos-aquae CCAP 1403/13F, the following proteins share a genomic window:
- a CDS encoding NAD(P)H-quinone oxidoreductase subunit N: MDFANFASQLNAGTILPEGIVMITLLGVLIVDLILGRTSARWIAYLATLGLTAAIIALYFQWDTTNPIAFTGSFNGDDLSIVFRGIIALSAMSTILMSIRYVEQSGTPLAEFIAILMTATLGGMFLSGANELVMIFISLEALSISSYLLTGYTKRDPRSNEAALKYLLIGASSTAVFLYGVSLLYGLSGGQTELSAIANGIATANVGQSLGLVIALVFVIAGIGFKISAAPFHQWTPDVYEGAPTPVIAFLSVGSKAAGFALAIRLLTTVFPVVADEWRFVFTALAVLSMVLGNVVALAQTSMKRMLAYSSIAQAGFVMIGLIAGTDAGYSSMIFYLLVYLFMNLCGFTCVVLFSLRTGTDQISEYSGLYQKDPLLTLGLSISLLSLGGIPPLAGFFGKIYLFWAGWQAGLYWLVLLGLVTSVVSIYYYIRVVKMMVVKEPQEMSDVVKNYPQVRWDLPGLRPLQVGLIVTLIATTISGILSNPLFTLANNSVTNTPMLQAAKVASTQVSVITNKELQEL, translated from the coding sequence ATGGATTTTGCTAATTTTGCATCCCAGTTAAATGCTGGAACGATTTTACCAGAGGGAATCGTCATGATTACCCTCTTGGGGGTTTTGATTGTTGATTTGATTTTGGGACGGACATCTGCGCGCTGGATTGCATATCTAGCTACCCTCGGTTTAACAGCCGCGATTATTGCTCTATACTTCCAATGGGATACTACTAACCCCATTGCCTTTACTGGTAGCTTTAATGGTGACGACCTGAGTATTGTCTTTCGGGGGATTATCGCCCTGTCAGCAATGTCAACAATATTAATGTCAATTCGCTACGTCGAACAAAGTGGTACGCCTTTAGCCGAATTTATTGCCATTTTGATGACTGCGACTTTGGGAGGAATGTTTTTATCCGGCGCTAATGAATTGGTGATGATTTTCATCTCCTTAGAAGCCTTGAGTATTTCCTCTTATTTGTTGACAGGTTATACAAAACGTGACCCCCGTTCCAATGAAGCAGCGTTGAAATACCTGTTAATTGGTGCTTCCAGTACAGCGGTATTTTTGTACGGTGTCTCCCTGCTGTATGGGTTATCCGGTGGACAAACAGAACTAAGTGCGATCGCCAATGGTATCGCCACAGCAAATGTTGGTCAATCCCTGGGTTTAGTAATTGCTCTGGTTTTCGTAATTGCGGGTATTGGCTTCAAGATTTCCGCTGCCCCCTTCCACCAATGGACACCAGATGTTTATGAAGGCGCGCCAACTCCAGTTATCGCCTTTTTATCCGTTGGTTCTAAAGCCGCAGGATTTGCCCTGGCTATCCGTCTCTTAACCACCGTTTTCCCTGTCGTGGCAGATGAGTGGAGATTTGTTTTCACTGCCCTCGCGGTGCTGAGTATGGTATTGGGTAACGTTGTCGCCCTAGCCCAAACTAGCATGAAACGGATGTTAGCTTACTCATCTATTGCCCAAGCTGGGTTTGTGATGATTGGCTTAATTGCGGGAACTGATGCCGGCTATTCCAGTATGATTTTCTATCTACTGGTATACCTGTTTATGAACCTCTGCGGCTTTACCTGTGTGGTATTGTTCTCTCTGCGAACAGGAACAGACCAAATTTCTGAATACTCCGGTTTGTATCAAAAAGACCCACTTTTAACACTGGGTTTGAGTATTTCTCTCTTATCCTTGGGTGGTATTCCGCCATTAGCTGGGTTTTTCGGGAAGATTTACCTATTTTGGGCAGGTTGGCAAGCTGGTCTTTACTGGTTAGTTTTACTCGGTTTAGTTACCAGCGTGGTTTCCATCTATTACTACATTCGCGTAGTTAAGATGATGGTAGTCAAAGAACCCCAAGAAATGTCCGACGTGGTGAAGAATTATCCCCAAGTTCGTTGGGATTTACCAGGACTGAGACCTTTACAAGTGGGTTTGATAGTAACTTTAATAGCTACTACTATCTCTGGAATTTTATCCAATCCCTTGTTTACTTTGGCTAATAATTCTGTCACTAACACTCCCATGTTACAAGCAGCAAAAGTTGCGAGTACACAAGTTAGTGTGATTACAAATAAGGAGTTACAGGAATTGTAA
- a CDS encoding glycosyltransferase family 4 protein — MAGKDIELSLASASILTLGTGWFPNNPGGLERYIYELIHKLAASQDQVELCGVGLPLDAKNTQIKLTNLACPDSKISSRLWSIRDNFQKTRLGKPDAINLHFALYSFPILDILPKGVPVTFNFHGPWASESQEEVVNKKLSVWLKEKIIEQSTYNRCDRFIVLSKAFGQILHQKYQVPWQKIHIIPGGVDINHFQNNLSRQEARIKLGWPTNRPILFTSRRLVHRMGIDKLLQAIAMIKVGIPDIWLAIAGRGHIQALLQQQARELGLENNVQFLGFVPENDLPVAYQAADLTVMPSQSFEGFGLAILESLACGTPVLCTPVGGMPEILQKFSPDLITEAITVESIADKLAQVMLGKLPLPSREECRNYTIKNYDWTNIAQQVRQVLLA; from the coding sequence GTGGCAGGTAAAGATATAGAATTAAGTTTGGCATCGGCATCTATTCTAACTTTAGGTACGGGTTGGTTTCCTAACAATCCTGGAGGCTTAGAACGGTATATTTATGAACTAATTCATAAATTAGCAGCATCTCAAGACCAAGTAGAATTATGTGGAGTGGGTTTACCTCTAGATGCTAAAAATACACAGATTAAGTTGACTAATTTAGCTTGTCCAGATAGTAAAATTAGTTCTCGGTTATGGTCAATTCGTGATAATTTTCAGAAAACAAGATTAGGTAAACCTGATGCAATTAATCTCCATTTTGCATTATATAGTTTTCCAATTTTAGATATTTTACCTAAGGGAGTACCGGTTACTTTTAACTTTCATGGGCCTTGGGCTTCAGAAAGTCAGGAGGAAGTTGTTAATAAAAAGTTGAGTGTTTGGCTAAAGGAAAAAATAATAGAACAAAGCACTTATAATCGGTGCGATCGCTTTATTGTCCTTAGTAAAGCTTTTGGTCAGATTCTCCATCAAAAATACCAAGTTCCCTGGCAGAAAATTCACATCATTCCTGGTGGAGTTGATATTAATCATTTTCAGAATAATCTCTCGCGTCAAGAGGCTAGAATAAAACTAGGTTGGCCAACTAATCGGCCGATATTATTTACTTCCCGTCGCTTAGTTCACCGCATGGGAATTGATAAGTTATTGCAAGCTATAGCTATGATTAAAGTGGGAATTCCTGATATTTGGTTAGCTATAGCTGGTCGTGGTCATATTCAAGCTTTACTTCAACAACAAGCTAGAGAATTAGGTTTAGAAAATAATGTGCAATTCTTAGGTTTTGTACCTGAAAATGATTTACCTGTGGCTTATCAAGCGGCTGATTTAACTGTGATGCCAAGTCAATCTTTTGAAGGTTTTGGATTAGCTATTTTGGAATCTCTAGCCTGTGGTACTCCTGTTTTATGTACTCCTGTGGGGGGAATGCCAGAAATTTTGCAGAAATTTTCTCCAGATTTAATTACTGAGGCGATTACTGTTGAAAGTATTGCTGATAAATTAGCACAAGTTATGTTAGGAAAACTGCCTTTACCTTCTAGGGAAGAATGTCGTAATTACACAATTAAAAATTATGATTGGACTAATATTGCTCAACAAGTTCGGCAAGTTCTCCTAGCTTAA
- a CDS encoding glycosyltransferase family 4 protein, translated as MKILFLDQSGKPGGAELCLVDIAKPYGQNSLVGLFADGDFRKLLEENQIPVEVLTTQAIKVGKQSGLFPALASLGQIIPLINQVVQRAKKYDLIYANTQKALVVAAIASFFARRPLVYHLHDILSLEHFSKTNLRVAVNLINRCAALVIANSQASKTAFLQAGGKPDIVEVVYNGFAIENYQVDELEVRKIRANLELEGKFVVGHFSRLSPWKGQHILIDALSQCPENVVVILVGDALFGEQEYIQDLHQKVTALGLENRVNFLGFRSDIPKLMAMCDLITHTSTAPEPFGRVIVEAMLCGKPVVAAQAGGAIELVEDGINGFLVTPGEPQELAKVIHNCLQESVKTANIANNARISAGQRFDVKIINQQIQELLESIRSPTS; from the coding sequence ATGAAAATTCTATTCTTAGACCAAAGTGGTAAACCTGGTGGTGCTGAATTATGTTTAGTTGATATTGCTAAACCTTATGGTCAAAATTCCCTGGTTGGTTTATTCGCAGATGGTGATTTTCGTAAGTTACTCGAAGAAAACCAAATTCCTGTGGAGGTTTTGACAACTCAAGCTATTAAAGTTGGTAAACAAAGTGGTTTATTTCCAGCATTAGCTAGTTTAGGGCAAATAATTCCTTTAATTAATCAGGTTGTGCAACGGGCAAAGAAATATGATTTAATTTATGCTAATACTCAAAAGGCTTTAGTTGTCGCGGCAATAGCTAGTTTTTTCGCTCGTCGTCCTTTGGTTTATCATTTACATGATATTCTTTCTTTAGAACATTTTAGTAAAACTAATTTGCGAGTTGCTGTTAATTTAATTAATCGTTGTGCTGCTTTGGTAATTGCTAATTCTCAAGCTAGTAAAACGGCATTTTTACAAGCTGGAGGAAAACCGGATATAGTTGAAGTTGTTTATAATGGTTTTGCTATAGAAAATTATCAAGTTGATGAATTAGAAGTTAGAAAAATCCGAGCTAATTTAGAATTAGAAGGTAAATTTGTTGTTGGACATTTTAGCCGGCTTTCTCCCTGGAAAGGACAGCATATTTTAATTGATGCTCTTTCCCAATGTCCAGAAAATGTGGTAGTAATTTTAGTTGGTGATGCTTTATTTGGTGAACAGGAATATATTCAGGATTTACACCAAAAAGTAACTGCATTAGGGTTAGAAAATCGAGTCAATTTTTTAGGTTTTCGCTCAGATATTCCCAAATTAATGGCAATGTGTGATTTAATTACTCATACTTCCACTGCACCTGAACCTTTTGGAAGAGTTATTGTTGAAGCTATGCTGTGTGGTAAACCTGTGGTTGCGGCTCAAGCTGGTGGTGCAATAGAATTAGTGGAAGATGGAATTAATGGTTTTTTAGTCACACCTGGAGAACCTCAAGAATTAGCAAAGGTGATTCATAATTGTCTGCAAGAATCTGTAAAAACTGCGAATATTGCCAATAATGCCAGAATTAGTGCCGGTCAACGTTTTGATGTCAAAATTATTAATCAGCAGATTCAAGAATTGCTAGAATCAATAAGATCCCCGACTTCTTGA
- a CDS encoding ABC transporter ATP-binding protein yields MAQVVLENVYKSFPSRGGEGAKTQPDGTDGVSVLRRINLTIADGEFMVLVGPSGCGKSTLLRLIAGLEVMTGGNISVGDSASAPAGLRLINDLPPKDRDIAMVFQSYALYPHMTVYDNIAFGLRRQFPDQEVGKKRLTQWGENLLVGLTKKLPSGLRYISPKERIVNERVQKVAGLLQIETLLNRLPKQLSGGQRQRVALGRAIARNPQVFLMDEPLSNLDAKLRAETRSQIVKLQRQLGITTIYVTHDQTEAMTMGDRIAIMSEGKIQQVAAPLELYNRPANRFVAEFIGSPPMNFIPVEFHAPLLITHTNFRFTLPDVWGSALQNYDGQTLILGIRPEHLSLGVPATKNLPVKVDLAENLGNDTFLAVKISDPDLQNVDGQTLQVRVPPDRFIKINDQLWLSFVPDKLHFFDPKTELAIFQK; encoded by the coding sequence GTGGCACAAGTTGTATTAGAAAACGTTTATAAAAGTTTTCCCTCTCGCGGTGGGGAAGGTGCAAAAACGCAACCAGACGGTACTGATGGTGTAAGTGTCTTGAGACGGATTAATTTAACCATTGCTGATGGTGAATTTATGGTGCTGGTGGGACCATCTGGCTGCGGTAAAAGTACCCTGCTGAGGTTAATCGCTGGGCTGGAGGTAATGACTGGTGGTAACATTTCGGTAGGAGATAGCGCTAGTGCGCCCGCAGGGCTTCGCTTGATTAATGACTTACCTCCCAAGGACAGGGATATCGCTATGGTGTTTCAAAGTTATGCACTCTATCCCCACATGACTGTATATGACAACATTGCTTTTGGCTTACGTCGTCAGTTTCCAGATCAGGAAGTTGGCAAAAAAAGACTGACTCAATGGGGCGAAAATCTACTTGTAGGGTTAACAAAAAAGTTACCTAGTGGATTACGGTATATTTCCCCAAAAGAAAGAATTGTTAATGAACGAGTCCAAAAAGTTGCGGGTTTATTACAAATTGAAACTCTGTTAAATCGTTTACCGAAACAACTTTCCGGGGGACAAAGACAACGGGTAGCATTAGGACGAGCGATCGCCCGCAATCCCCAAGTATTCTTAATGGATGAACCATTATCTAATTTGGACGCTAAACTACGAGCTGAAACCCGCAGCCAAATTGTTAAATTACAACGTCAATTGGGAATAACGACGATTTATGTTACCCATGATCAAACTGAAGCGATGACAATGGGCGATCGCATTGCCATTATGTCAGAAGGTAAAATACAGCAAGTTGCAGCACCTTTAGAACTATATAATCGTCCTGCTAATCGCTTCGTCGCGGAATTTATCGGTTCTCCACCCATGAATTTTATCCCTGTGGAGTTTCACGCACCTTTATTAATTACCCATACTAACTTTCGCTTTACCCTTCCAGATGTGTGGGGAAGTGCGTTACAAAACTACGACGGACAAACTTTAATATTGGGTATTCGTCCAGAACATCTCAGTTTGGGTGTACCTGCTACTAAAAATTTACCAGTCAAAGTAGACTTAGCAGAAAACTTAGGAAATGACACTTTTTTAGCTGTAAAAATTTCTGATCCTGATTTACAAAATGTAGATGGACAAACTTTACAAGTTCGAGTTCCCCCAGATAGATTTATAAAGATAAATGACCAACTTTGGTTATCATTTGTGCCTGATAAACTGCATTTTTTTGACCCCAAAACCGAGTTAGCAATATTCCAAAAATAA
- a CDS encoding choice-of-anchor L domain-containing protein, with translation MNTILNSALTLTYNQLSDFSGLDNFWQVFDTAFGTQYNRSGAEILRLQWLSGDFSQVPQIEILDSSILVGANGAYASSTNKIYLSNSFLANATTEAISAVLLEEIGHFVDAQINQTDSAGDEGAIFATLVQGYSLNAQSLTNLRAENDYATITVNGEELIVEQSTVSTTDLNTVTATQLVNTLLGSGITASNITFTGANVAGGVFSGGIGAGIGIENGIILSTGNIAFAQGPNNSTGRGLDNDRPGDSNLDAIVSPLTTNDAAVLEFDFIPSTTTLSFSYVFASEEYYEYVNSSYNDVFAFYLNGQNIALIPGTTTPVSIDTVNAGDSSTPLAGTNSSFFIPNYGTTYNTQFDGFTTVLSANATGLVPGVTNNIKLAIADTSDSILDSAVFIQAGSFGNSTIVTVAATDSDAGEGTTANTGVFTITRTGSTTNALTVNYTISGTASSSDYNSIASTVIIPAGQASTTVTVTPVNDTLVEGNETVILSLIDTADYDLGTANSATVIIADDEANNTIINLAVAPASVIEDGATNLVYTFTRQGATTSPLIVNYNVGGSATFNTDYTQTGAASFGSTTGTITFATGASTATLTIAPKADTNLEGNETVALTLASGTNYTIGTATTVTGTIIDDDTPVIALSLNPTTVAEDGTPNLVYTFTRSGNTSTALTVNYGVSGTATLNTDYVQTGAATFTSTAGSITFAAGASTATLTIDPTADTTVESDETVALTLAPSAGYTIVTTAAVTGTITNDDVFTPIESAGNTKLVKDTANKYFTQVGTNTPIAIKNGGQQIYQDIYGSGWQTIAAETVNGVNQVLWKNITGNYLHIWRLDSNWNWVSSEGQFGLNSADAFTQETNFGIDTNGDGIIGNPYGLIESAGNTKLVKDTANKYFVQVGTATPIAIQNSGVQIFPDIYPGWQTLAVETVNGDNQVLWKNTAGNYLHIWRLDSNWNWVSSEGQFGLNSAASFTQETNFSIDANGDGVIGNPYTAIESAGNTKLVKDATNKYFTQIGTNTPTAIKNGGQQIYQDIYGSGWQTIAAETVNGVNQVLWKNITGNYLHIWHLDSNWNWVSSEGQFGLNSADAFTQETNFGIDANSDGVIGNPASNPYILIEAAGNTKLVKDPTNKYFSQIGTNNPTAIKNGGQQIYQDIYGSGWQTIAAETVNGDNQVLWKNVSGNYLHIWSLDSNWNFVSSEGQFGLNSADAFTQETNFGIDANGDGIIGNPYTVIESAGNTKLVKDTANKYFVQVGTATPIAIQNSGVQIFPDIYPGWQTLAVETVNGDNQVLWKNTAGNYLHIWHLDNSWNRVSSEGQFGLNSAAAFTQETNFGIDANGDGIIGNPYIAIV, from the coding sequence ATGAATACCATACTCAACTCTGCCCTGACGCTGACATACAATCAACTGAGCGACTTTTCAGGTTTAGACAATTTCTGGCAGGTTTTCGATACCGCTTTTGGTACACAATACAACCGCAGCGGTGCGGAAATTCTGCGTTTACAGTGGCTATCTGGTGATTTTAGTCAAGTTCCCCAAATTGAAATTCTTGATAGTAGCATTCTTGTCGGTGCTAACGGGGCTTATGCTAGTAGTACAAATAAGATTTATCTGTCAAATAGCTTTTTAGCAAATGCTACAACAGAAGCCATTAGTGCAGTTCTGTTAGAAGAAATTGGGCATTTTGTTGATGCTCAAATCAATCAAACCGATAGTGCTGGTGATGAAGGGGCAATTTTTGCCACATTAGTACAGGGTTATAGTTTGAATGCTCAGTCATTAACAAATTTAAGAGCAGAAAATGACTACGCAACTATTACCGTGAATGGGGAAGAACTGATAGTCGAGCAAAGTACAGTCAGTACAACGGATTTAAATACAGTTACTGCGACACAACTTGTTAACACTTTACTGGGATCTGGTATTACAGCCAGCAATATAACTTTTACAGGTGCGAATGTTGCTGGGGGTGTTTTTAGTGGAGGAATAGGAGCAGGTATAGGCATAGAGAACGGTATTATTCTTAGCACTGGAAATATTGCTTTTGCCCAAGGTCCAAACAACTCAACTGGTCGAGGCTTGGATAATGATAGACCAGGTGACAGTAATCTGGATGCCATAGTCAGTCCTCTTACCACAAATGATGCAGCAGTATTAGAGTTTGACTTTATTCCATCTACTACCACTCTGAGTTTCTCCTATGTATTTGCCTCTGAAGAATATTATGAGTATGTAAATTCATCGTATAACGATGTTTTTGCCTTTTACTTAAATGGTCAAAACATTGCCCTGATACCTGGGACAACAACTCCTGTTTCTATCGATACTGTCAACGCTGGTGATTCATCTACACCATTAGCAGGAACGAATTCGTCATTTTTCATTCCCAACTATGGAACTACTTATAATACGCAGTTCGATGGTTTTACTACTGTATTAAGTGCGAATGCAACAGGTCTTGTTCCAGGTGTTACTAATAATATAAAGCTGGCGATCGCAGATACCAGTGACTCCATTCTGGATTCAGCAGTGTTTATTCAAGCAGGGAGTTTTGGAAATTCTACTATTGTCACTGTCGCAGCTACAGATAGTGATGCTGGAGAAGGAACAACAGCTAATACTGGTGTATTTACAATCACTCGCACAGGAAGCACAACCAACGCTCTCACCGTCAATTACACAATTTCGGGAACTGCATCTAGCTCCGACTACAATAGCATTGCTTCTACGGTAATTATTCCTGCTGGTCAGGCTTCAACCACCGTTACCGTGACTCCAGTTAACGATACTCTAGTAGAAGGAAATGAGACTGTAATCCTTTCATTAATTGATACTGCGGATTACGATTTGGGAACAGCGAATAGCGCAACAGTGATCATTGCTGATGATGAGGCTAATAATACCATTATTAATCTTGCTGTTGCTCCTGCCAGTGTCATTGAAGATGGGGCAACTAATCTAGTTTATACTTTCACTCGTCAGGGGGCTACGACGAGTCCTTTAATCGTTAACTATAATGTTGGCGGATCTGCCACATTCAATACAGACTATACTCAAACGGGTGCAGCCAGCTTTGGTTCTACAACAGGAACAATTACCTTTGCGACAGGAGCAAGTACAGCCACTCTAACCATTGCTCCTAAAGCAGATACCAACCTTGAAGGTAATGAAACTGTTGCTTTAACACTAGCTTCTGGCACAAATTACACTATCGGTACAGCCACCACTGTCACAGGTACAATTATTGATGATGACACTCCTGTTATTGCTTTAAGTCTTAATCCCACTACTGTGGCAGAAGACGGAACACCAAATTTAGTTTACACTTTCACTAGAAGTGGAAATACTTCTACAGCCTTAACTGTAAACTATGGAGTATCTGGTACAGCTACACTTAACACTGACTATGTTCAAACCGGAGCAGCAACCTTTACAAGCACAGCCGGAAGCATTACCTTTGCTGCGGGTGCAAGTACGGCAACTTTAACCATAGACCCCACAGCAGATACCACCGTTGAAAGTGATGAAACCGTTGCTTTAACCTTAGCTCCCAGTGCTGGTTACACTATTGTGACAACCGCAGCCGTTACCGGAACTATTACTAATGATGATGTTTTTACTCCAATTGAATCAGCAGGTAATACAAAATTAGTTAAAGATACAGCCAATAAATACTTTACCCAAGTTGGAACAAATACACCAATTGCTATTAAAAATGGTGGACAACAAATCTACCAAGATATCTACGGTTCAGGATGGCAAACGATAGCCGCAGAAACCGTGAATGGAGTTAATCAAGTTCTCTGGAAAAATATTACTGGAAACTATCTGCATATTTGGCGTTTAGATAGTAACTGGAATTGGGTTTCTTCTGAAGGACAATTTGGATTAAATTCGGCTGATGCTTTCACTCAAGAAACTAACTTTGGGATAGATACCAATGGTGATGGTATTATTGGCAATCCTTACGGCTTAATTGAATCAGCAGGTAATACTAAACTGGTCAAAGATACAGCTAATAAATACTTTGTCCAAGTGGGAACAGCCACCCCAATTGCTATTCAAAATAGTGGAGTCCAAATCTTCCCAGATATCTATCCAGGATGGCAAACTTTAGCAGTGGAAACTGTGAATGGAGATAACCAAGTTCTTTGGAAAAATACTGCTGGAAACTACTTGCATATTTGGCGTTTAGATAGTAACTGGAATTGGGTTTCTTCTGAAGGACAATTTGGATTAAATTCTGCGGCATCTTTCACTCAAGAAACTAACTTTAGCATAGATGCTAATGGTGATGGTGTTATTGGCAATCCTTATACTGCAATTGAATCGGCAGGAAACACCAAACTAGTCAAAGATGCCACCAACAAATACTTTACCCAAATCGGAACAAATACCCCAACTGCTATTAAAAATGGTGGACAACAAATCTACCAAGATATCTACGGTTCAGGATGGCAAACGATAGCCGCAGAAACCGTGAATGGAGTTAATCAAGTTCTCTGGAAAAATATTACTGGAAACTATCTGCATATTTGGCATTTAGATAGTAACTGGAATTGGGTTTCTTCTGAAGGACAATTTGGATTAAATTCGGCTGATGCTTTCACCCAGGAAACTAATTTTGGCATAGATGCTAATAGTGATGGCGTTATTGGTAATCCTGCCAGCAATCCTTACATTCTCATTGAAGCAGCAGGTAATACTAAACTAGTTAAAGATCCAACAAACAAATACTTTTCCCAAATCGGAACAAATAACCCAACTGCCATCAAAAATGGTGGACAACAAATCTACCAAGATATCTACGGTTCAGGATGGCAAACGATAGCCGCAGAAACGGTTAATGGAGATAATCAAGTTCTCTGGAAAAACGTTTCTGGAAACTATCTGCATATCTGGAGTTTAGATAGTAACTGGAATTTTGTTTCTTCAGAAGGACAATTTGGATTAAATTCGGCTGATGCTTTCACTCAAGAAACTAATTTCGGCATAGATGCTAATGGTGATGGTATTATTGGCAATCCTTACACAGTAATTGAATCAGCCGGCAATACTAAACTGGTCAAAGATACAGCTAATAAATACTTTGTCCAAGTGGGAACAGCCACCCCAATTGCTATTCAAAATAGTGGAGTCCAAATCTTCCCAGATATCTATCCAGGATGGCAAACTTTAGCAGTGGAAACTGTGAATGGGGATAACCAAGTTCTCTGGAAAAATACTGCTGGAAACTACTTGCATATTTGGCATTTGGATAATAGCTGGAATCGCGTTTCTTCCGAAGGACAATTTGGATTAAATTCTGCGGCAGCTTTCACTCAAGAAACTAATTTTGGCATAGATGCCAATGGTGATGGTATTATTGGCAATCCTTACATTGCTATCGTTTAA
- a CDS encoding DUF6575 domain-containing protein, with protein MKLLPQYPPLVNLEIIEIYEYYDFPCLFSCQNASGQIFLAVWIDETPDHKTWLYSPMSKSRLKNIRSGNIDLYDAFKKSEDGFIYQAIISGNDNLDVVEIIFCEYLNDEYLPMAGETIDFSDAVFPLENKEKIRI; from the coding sequence ATGAAATTACTACCACAATACCCACCGCTAGTAAACCTAGAAATTATTGAAATCTATGAATATTATGATTTTCCCTGTTTATTTAGCTGTCAAAATGCTTCAGGACAGATTTTTTTAGCTGTTTGGATAGATGAAACACCAGATCATAAAACTTGGCTTTATTCTCCCATGTCGAAAAGCAGATTAAAAAATATTCGTTCTGGTAATATTGATTTATATGATGCTTTTAAAAAATCAGAAGATGGTTTTATTTATCAAGCTATAATTTCTGGAAATGATAATTTGGATGTTGTAGAAATTATATTTTGTGAATATCTCAATGATGAATATTTACCCATGGCTGGCGAAACTATTGATTTTTCCGATGCAGTTTTTCCTCTGGAAAATAAGGAAAAAATCAGGATTTAA
- a CDS encoding RNA-guided endonuclease InsQ/TnpB family protein yields the protein MGVQQVLLSPDYEIKAILEYLCQQSGKLYNSGVYFARQTFFKTGKLLTGKFDLAYEPSVAKTMVAQSMPSTPAQQTLLSVIEAFKSFKGLRSLFLNGQLPFKPKAPGYLTGSKLFKVAYPNSGGQRPTLINGQLRFSLGLTVKRWFGISEFFLPMPLNIDISKVKEFTILPKNGAFYLEMSYEVEKQNHVLDINQALSIDLGTADNLAACVDTLGNSLLIDARAMKAMNQLWNKKVSTRKDGKPEAYWDNWLNRVTRKRNHQMRDGINKAAKLIIDHCLKYGIGTLVIGWNDGFKSNANMGRINNQKFVQMPLGKLKTRLMQLCDLHGIRFQETEEAYTSKASFLDGDSLPKFGVSEAGRSPKPDGWKASGKRVKRGLYKSGNGSLINADLNGAANILQKVASNLGIDLSLLGRRCLTNAARIRVWVLPKSILSVESQSL from the coding sequence ATGGGGGTACAACAGGTTTTGTTGTCTCCCGATTATGAGATAAAGGCAATTTTAGAATATCTTTGTCAACAGTCGGGTAAGCTCTATAACAGTGGTGTTTATTTTGCTAGACAAACATTTTTTAAAACTGGAAAACTTTTAACGGGTAAGTTTGATTTAGCTTATGAACCTTCAGTAGCTAAAACTATGGTCGCTCAATCAATGCCATCTACACCCGCACAACAAACTTTATTGTCTGTGATTGAGGCTTTTAAATCTTTCAAAGGATTACGTTCTTTATTCCTTAACGGACAATTACCTTTTAAACCGAAAGCTCCCGGCTATCTAACAGGTTCTAAACTTTTCAAAGTTGCCTATCCTAATAGCGGTGGACAAAGACCAACTCTAATTAATGGACAACTTAGATTTTCGTTAGGACTAACTGTAAAAAGATGGTTTGGAATTTCTGAATTTTTCCTACCAATGCCGTTAAACATAGATATATCAAAGGTTAAAGAGTTCACCATCCTACCTAAGAACGGGGCTTTTTATCTGGAAATGTCTTATGAAGTCGAGAAGCAAAACCACGTTTTAGACATCAATCAAGCTCTGTCTATTGACTTGGGAACGGCTGATAATTTAGCTGCTTGTGTTGATACATTGGGTAATTCACTATTGATTGATGCCCGGGCGATGAAGGCAATGAATCAATTATGGAACAAGAAAGTATCTACCCGCAAGGACGGAAAACCGGAGGCTTATTGGGATAATTGGTTAAACCGTGTGACCCGTAAACGCAACCACCAAATGCGTGACGGCATTAATAAAGCTGCAAAACTAATTATTGATCATTGCTTAAAATACGGCATTGGTACATTAGTTATTGGCTGGAATGATGGGTTTAAATCTAACGCTAATATGGGGAGAATTAATAATCAAAAGTTTGTCCAAATGCCGTTAGGTAAACTCAAAACCCGGCTAATGCAACTTTGTGATTTACACGGTATTAGATTTCAAGAAACCGAAGAAGCATACACATCAAAAGCTAGTTTTCTAGATGGAGACTCCCTACCTAAGTTTGGTGTTAGCGAAGCGGGGCGAAGCCCAAAACCAGACGGGTGGAAAGCATCTGGAAAGCGTGTTAAGCGTGGTTTGTACAAATCTGGTAATGGTTCATTAATAAATGCAGATTTAAATGGCGCGGCCAACATTCTGCAAAAAGTAGCCAGCAATTTAGGCATAGACCTAAGCTTACTGGGTAGGCGTTGTTTGACGAACGCAGCGAGAATTAGGGTTTGGGTTTTACCTAAATCTATTCTGTCAGTAGAATCTCAGTCCCTTTAG